Sequence from the Rhizobium sp. TH2 genome:
CATCGGGAGGAGACACCGCCGGCGCGACCGCTCTAATGCAGGCCGAATTCCGCGAGAAGCTCCTGGCGGAACCTGACGAAGCGGGCTTCGCTCCGGTCCCTCGGCCGTGGCAGGTCGATCTCGATTTCCCTTGGCCGCCCGTCCCGCTCCTTGGGCAGGATCAGCACGCGATCCGCCAGGTAGATCGCCTCTTCCAGGTCATGCGTCACGAGGATCATCGTGACTTTCTCCTCTCGCCAGATGCGCGAAAGCTCTTCCTGCATGGTGATCTTGGTCATCGCGTCGAGCGCGCCGAACGGCTCGTCGAGCAGCAGGATCTCGGGCTGGACGGCGAGCGCGCGGGCGATGCCGACACGCTGGGCCATGCCGCCCGAGAGTTGTGAGGGCAGAGCGGTCGAGAACTCGCCAAGGCCGACCAGCCTTATGTAACGGTCCGCCAGGCTGCGCGCCTCCCTGCCATGAATGCCGCGAACCTCGAGCGGAAACGCGACATTGTCCTCGACGCTCAACCAGGGCAGCAATCTCGGCTCCTGGAAGATCACCGCGCGCTCGGTCCCGACCCCGTCGATCGGCCGGCCGTCGATCGAGACATGGCCGCTATCGGCCTCCTCGAGCCCCGCGAGAATACGGAGCAGTGTCGTCTTGCCCGAACCGCTGGCACCGACGATGGCGAGGCTCTCGCCACCCTCGATCCTGAGGTTGAGGCCCCGCAGCACATTGAGGCTGCGGCCGTTGATCGCGAAGGTCTTGGAGAGGTTGCTGATCGCAACATCGCCACGTTGGGCCAGATGGGCATCCGTCATATCGGGCCTCAATTGACCGCGCCGGCCAGCTTGGCCGGATCGAACAGCACGTCGGCGACCTTGATCTGGCCTTCCTTCAACGTGCCGCCGCGAACCAGCACATCGATCCAGAATTGCAGGTCGCGTTCGACCGGCAGGCCGCCGGCGCGGACGCCATAGCCGGCGAAATACTGGGCGATATCAGGGTTCTCGCCGCGCGTACTAAGCACCTCGGCGATCAGCTTCTTGGTCTCATCCGGATTCTCGCGCGCATAATCCAGCGCCTTTGCCGATTGCTCCACGAATGTCTTGGCAGCCTCCGGATGCGCGCCGATCCAGTCGCGCCGCAGCACCACGAAGCCGCCGGCGATTTCACCGAGCACTTCGGTATCGCCGAACACCTTGCGCAGCCCGCCATTCTTGCGGGCGACGCCCTCGAAGGTCGATTGCCAGTATCCGAAGGCCGCGACATCCACCTGTTCCGAGCGCAGCACCTGTTCCAGTTGCGGCCCCGGCACGACGACGAGCTTGGCCGCGTCCTGCGGCAGGCCGGCTGCGTGGAGCGCCTCGCGCACGGTATAGTCGAGATGCGCGCCGAGCGTATTGACCGCAATCGTCTTGCCGACGAGATCCTTGATCGATTTGATCGGGCTGCCCTCGAGCACGTAGAAAATGCTCTCGACATCCTTGGTGATGCCGTTGCTCGGATAGGCCGCGACGAAATCATTGCCGCCAGCGATCGAGTTGAGCACCGCCGCCGTCGCCGCACTGCCGATCTCGATATCGCCGGATGCCAGCGCGAACAGCGACGCCGGCCCGCCCGCGGCATAGCCCTTGTTCTCGAGCTTGACGCCGGTATTGTCGAAATAGCCGAGCGCGTCGGCCAGTTCATGCGCAGCGAGACCGCCCTGGCTTGCGAGATAGCGCAGCGTCACCGGTTCGGGCTGGCTGGCATGTACGAGGCCAGCGGAGCCGACCAGCGGAAGCAGGCTTGCGGAAGCCAGGAGTTTCGAAAAACCGCGTCGGGAAATGTTCATGTCGTCCACCTCTGTGAGAGTGTTGAGAGAGTTGGGGGTTCAGCCTTTGATGTCGCTCCACCGGCAAAGCCGCTTCTGGAGCGTCACAAGCGCATAGTTTGCCGTCAGCCCGAGTCCGGCCAGCAGCAGGATCGCGGCGAACATCAGGGGAATCTGGAAATTGTACTGCGCATTCATGACCTGGAAGCCGACGCCCTTGTTGGCGCCGATCATCTCGGCCGCGATCAGCAGCAGCAGCGCCGTCGTCGCACTCAGGCGAAGGCCGACGAAGATCGAGGGAAGCGCACCGGGCAATACGACCCGCCGGAACACGGTGAGCCGGTTGGCGCCATAGACCCGCGCCATCTCGATCAGCTTGCCATCGACCTGCTTGACGCCGCCGGTGGTTGCCAGCAGCACGGGAAACAACGTCGCCCAGAAGATCACGAACACCTTTGATGTCTCGCCCAGCCCGAGAAGCAGGATGAAGACGGGATAAAGCGCCAAGGCAGACGTCTGCCGGAACAGTTGCAGGATCGGATCGAGGCTTCGCTCGACGCCGCGCATCTGTCCCATCAGCAGGCCGAGCGGCACGCCGATCACCACCGCCGCACCAAACGCGATGCCGGCCCGTTGCAGGCTGATCGCGATATCGCCGAACAGCGGCCCGCCGAACACGCCCTTGAAAAGCGCCGTCACGATCTGGTCGAGCGGCGGCAGCACGGCGGGATTGGTCCAGCCGAGCGCCGGAGCAATCTGCCAGAGCACGAGAAAGCCAACGAGAAGCCCGTAACGCGAGAAGAATTGGCCCGATACGCCGGCCACCAGCCGGGACATGGCCTGCGGCCAATCCGGCCGCTGGCGGGAGAGCCTCAGCGCGCCCGCATGTTCTGTATCCAGGGAAGACATGGCTCGTCCTTTCCGTTGCCTATTCGGCGGCCTGAACGTGGGCCGCCTGGCGCGTCCAGCGGTTTGCGGGGAATGGCAGGCCGAGATTTTCCCTCAGCGTCCGGCCCTCGTAAGCCGTGCGGAACAGCCCGCGCCGCTGCAACTCAGGAATGACCAGTTCGACGAAATCGTCGAGCCCGGCCGGCAGCCATGGCGGCAGGATGTTGAAGCCATCCGCACCCTCGTTTTCGAACCATTCCTGCAGCGTATCGACAATTTGCACCGGCGTTCCGACAATGGTGAAATGCCCGCGCGCCGAGGCGATCCACTGGTAAAGCTGGCGGATCGTGAAATTGTGCTCGTCGGCGATCCTGCGGATCAGTGCCTGCCGGCTCTTCATGCCCTCGGTGGGCGGCGTCGGCGGCAGCGGACCGTCGAGATCATGGCCGCTGAGATCGAGCGTGCCACCGGTCAGGCCATTGAGAAGTGCCAGGCCATCCTCTTCCAGGATCAGCGCGGTCAGTCTCTCGTATTTCTCACGCGCCTCGGCTTCCGTCCTGCCGATGAAGGGCGCAACGCCGGGCATGACGAGAACATGGCTGGGATCGCGGCCAACGCCCTGGGCGCGGGCCTTGATATCGCGATAGAATTCCTGCGCCGTTTCAAGATGCTGGTGGGCGGTGAAGATCACCTCCGCCGTCGCAGCGGCAAGACCCCGCCCATCCTCGGATTGCCCCGCCTGCACGATGACGGGATGGCCCTGCGGCGAACGCGAGACGTTGAGCGGCCCCTTGACCTTGAAATGCTCGCCGCGATGGTTCGTGTAATGCAATTTCTCCGTATCGAAGAACTGCCCGGTCCGTTTGTCGCGGATGAAGGCATCGTCCTCGAAACTGTCCCACAGCTTCTTGACCACCTCGACATGCTCGGCCGCCCGACGGTAGCGCACGGCATGCGGATGCTGCTGGTCGAGGTTGAAATTATAGGCAGCCGCCTCGGTTCCCGTCGTCACCACGTTCCACCCGGCCCGGCCTTGCGAGATCAGGTCGAGCGAGGCGAATTTGCGCGCCAGATTGTACGGCTCCTCATAGGTGGTCGAGGCCGTGGCGATGAAGCCGAGATGCGTCGTCAGCGGCGCGAGCGCCGAAAACAGCGTCACCGGCTCGAAGCCCGCCACCCTTGCATTGCCCCCTTCCGTGCCGCCGCCAAACGAAACCGCAAGACCATCGGCCAGGAAATAGGCATCGAACAGACCCCGCTCGGCGGTCTGGGCAAGCTGCTTGTGAAACTCGAAATCCGTCGCCCCGTCCGAGGGCTGCTCCGGATGCCGCCACGCCGCCACATGCTGTCCACCACCGGGAAGAAAGGCACCAAGCTTGATCTGTCTCGTCATCACGAATCTCCATGTCGATATTGTCTATATTATTTATAGACAAACGGAATGTGGAGAGAGATTTTGCTAAATATGAGCATTCGGAGCGAATGTGGTTCCTCAAAAGCGCCCATTGTCGGAATGAGAACTGCCAAGAGGCCGGCATACTGCACGGCTCGGCGGCGCGATCCCCGCAGAGAGACGCTTCATGCCCAAGCCCCATAGTCCTCAACGCGTGATCAAAACCATGCGCGAAATGGTTTCGCCGGCCTGAAATCGACAAATCCGAGCTAGGCCACCTTCGGCAGGCGTGAGGTGAATGTCGCGCGCGTCACGGAGATTTCCATTCCATTCTCGTCGACCACGGTCTCCTTGACCGCTTCCAGCTGGCTCACCAGCGCTTGGACGATCGCGGTGCCCAATCCCGAGCCCGGGACCGTTCCCTTGACATCACCGGCTGCTTGGCCAACCCCATTATCGGACACCGTCAGCTTCCAATCCAGATCATTGGTCTCATATGTCACTTCTATATGGGCATCGGCCTTCGGTTCCGGAAACGCGTATTTGATTGCATTGATGACCAGTTCCGTGACGATCAACCCGATGCTGACGGCCTTGTCTGAGCCTATCGCGCCCGAGTCGGCACGGACCTTGATCTCGATGGGCTGGCTTTCGCCGATCATCGACGATGCCAGGCTGCTGCAGAGTTTGGTGAGATAGGAGCGGACGTCCACCGTGTCGAGCCCGGCCGAGGTATGCAGATGGCGTTGTACCTCCGCGACCGACATCACCCGCTGATGGGCGTCGTTCAAATGCCTCCGCGTTTCCTCGGAGGAGACCGCCCGGGCCTTGATAAGCAGGATGCTGGCGATGATTTGGAGCGAGTTGGCGACCCGGTGCTCCATTTCCTGGAGCAGGACCTCCTTCTGCCGAAGCAGTTCCTGCGTTTGCCTTTGAAGCTCGTCCTTCTCGCGCTCGATCATCCTGCTGACGGTGGCATCGCGGATCGCAAGCAGGATCGTCGATTTGGAGTGATCTTCGTAGACCACCTGCCGGGCATTCAGAAACATTGTCTTGCGGCCGATCCGCGGAAAATCATGTTCGACTTCGAAGCCATCCATTGCGGTCCGCTCCGGAATGATCGTCTCCAGAAGCACCCTGAGACTTGGAATATCCCATTGGCCATCCCCCAATGCGTAAAGCAAACACCCTATCGTTTGCTCGGGATCGACCTCAAAGGTCCGGTAGAAAGCAGCGCTTGCCGCGAGCACGCGAAACTGATCGTCGAGCACGAGAAACGGCTCGGGCAGCGTGTTCATGATGGCCTGTGCCAGCGTCTGGGCATGCTCTGTGGTTTGGAAACTGATCATGGGAAAAGTGGACTATCCGATCTGGAACGCGGTTCCGTTCCCCAGGCGGCCTGAGCCGTGTGGATCGACCATATAGATACCGCGCGCCCGCGTCCGAATTAAAACGCGGGCGACGACGGCGACCAACGGCGCGCCAGCAGAGTCGACAAATCGCAAACTCCTTCCGCCACGCACTCTAGATCGCTTCATTGTTAAATGGAATCATTCTGTTGGCCGAGACGGAGTCGGATATTCGTTCGGTCGGCGCGCGTCGTAGCCCAGTTCTACGGCCAAGGCGACCGAACGAATAGGCGGCCCGTATCGGCCAACCCCGAAGGGGCCGGGCATCTTTCCGCCAGGATCAGAGGCGATCGGCTCGGACGTACATTGGGTATGCCCTTCGCCAATCGCCTCTGCCCTGACGAAAACCTGCTCCGGCAGAATGCTTCCATTTAACAATGAAACGATCTAGGTCCGCAGCGACTTAATCGCTCACACCTTCTCTTTTTTCCGCACCGGCGCCTTGGGCTTCTCCTCCGGAGGCACATCCGGGCTTGGCGCGAGAAGCTTTCTCAACGATCCTATCCGGTCTTTCACCAGCGGCCTGAACCGCGTTGCCCGGTATGGCATGTCGGCCGCGCCATAACCCTCGGGACCATCGTCATTGCCGCGATGGATTTCCTCGAGCTTGATCCCGAGAAACTCGCCATCGACATAGTGCGAATACATGCCGACCCAGCGGATGGTGTAGATCTGACCCTTGCGGATCACCTGGTCTATCGAGACATGCTTGAACTTGTCATCGATGCACACGACCTGCTGGCCGACGTAAAAATCATTCATCGCAATCTCCGATCGGCATAGCCGCCTCGTTCGAAATATGGCGCTGATCTCACCGCCATATCCGTCTTTCCCGCTAAGTAGCGGTTAAGTCGCGACCCGGCAACGGCTCACGCGAATGAAGCACCGTGACTTCCTGATCGATCACGCCTTCGGACAGAGCGCTCCCGTATCGACCCAGGCCCGGATGATCTTGCCGAACTCTTCCTGGGTGCCCGGAACCGGCTCGCGGCCATCGCCCGGCTTCCATCCCCAGCCGACGAGATCGTCATGGGCCATGTGCTCGACCATTTCCTCCATGGTCATGTCGCCGTTGCGCTTGCGGTCCTTGAGCTGCTCGCAGATCTGGCCGAGCGTCTTGCCTTCCCAGGCCATTTCGATCGGCGCGAGATGCCAGGCGGGATTGCCGGGAATGCTCTTGAGCGTATCGGATTGGCCGACAACCTTGATGTTCTCGGCACCGTGGCAGGTGTTGCACTGCATGCCCATCAGGCCCATGCCGCCATCGCCGCGAAACACCGGCGGCTGGTGCAGGTGCATGTTCATGCCCTGCAGCGGTCGGTCCGTGGCTGGATGACAGTTGACGCACCGGGGATGCTGAATGACCTTGCCCGCTTCCTCGAAGAGCGCAACCGATCGCGCCTGCTCGTCGGCGATCGACTTGAAGGACTCGGCGGAACGAAGCGCGTTGGCATCCTGCGCGACCGAGACGGATGTGAGCGCCAATCCGGCGCCCGCGATGAGACAGAGCGCTGCAGCGCCCGAAAACAAGAGCTTGATATTCATGTGTCGCGATCCCTCAGGAGGATATGAGATTGACGATGGGAAGCTGGCGTACCGGGGCACCGGTCAGTTTTCGCCAGGCATTGGCGACCGCCGGTCCCACCGGCGGCACGCCCGGCTCGCCGACGCCCGTCGGTTTCTCGGTCGACTTGATGATTTCCACCGCGACATCGGGCATCTCGTTGATGCGGATGGACCGGTAGTCGTGGAAGTTCGACTGCATGATCTTTCCGCCCTTGCCGAGCGTCACCGCATCGAAGAGCACCGCACCCAGCCCGTAGCCGATGCCGCCCTCCATCTGCGCCTTGATGATGTTGGGGTTGACCGCAATGCCGCAATCCACCGCGCACCACACCTTGTGGACACGCGGCGCGCCATCGGCGCCGACGGAGACTTCCGCCACCTGTCCGACAAAGGAGCCGAAGCTCTCGACGACAGCGACCCCGCGCGCACGGCCTTCCGGCACCGTCGCACCCCAGTTCGCCATCTCGGCCGCCTTGCGCAGCACGCCGGCATGGCGCGAGGTTTTCGCCAATAGCGCGAGCCGCCCCTCGACCGGATCCTTGCCGACGCGGATCAGCAGTTCATCGACAAAGGTCTCGACCGCAAACCCGGTATGGGTATGGCCGACTGACCGCCACCAGAGCGGCGGGATCACCAGCTTGGTATTGTGCGAGGTCACCTTGAGATTGGGGACGTGGTAGGGAAGGTTCGATGCACCCTCCACCGAGGTGGAATCGAGATCGGCCTTCGCCATGATCGACTGGCCGACGATCACCTGCTCCCACGCCGTGATCTCACCGTCTTTGTTGATCGCGCCGCGCATCTTGTGGGCATACATCGGCCGGTAGAAACCGCCCTGGATGTCGTCCTCCCGGGTCCACATATGCTTGAGCGGCCGGTCGCCACCAGTGGCGGCGTAGACTGCCGCGGCTTCCTGCATGTAGGGAGAGCCGAACTGCGCCTTGCGGCCGAAGCTGCCGCCCGCGAGCTGGGTGTTCACCCGCACCTTGGACTCGTCGAGCCCGAGAAGCTGGGCTGCAACCTGCTGGTCGAAGCCGGGAAACTGCGCGCCGGTATAGACATCGACCGATCCATCCGCCGCCTTGATGAAGACCGCGTCGAGCGGCTCCATCGGCGCATGCGCGAGGAATGGAAAGACGATCTCGGCTTCTATCGTCTGAAGGCCCTCTTGCTTGAACGCCTCCTCGACATTTCCGGTATTCGTTGCCTCGAGACCCGGCTCGTTGAAATGCTTGGCATAGTCCGTCGCCAGCTCCTGCGACGAACGGGTCTCGGCCTTGCTCAGGTCCCATTCGATCTTGAGCGCGTCGCGACCCTTCAGCGCCGCGAATGTGTTGTCGGCATAGACCGCGACACCCTGCGGCATCTGCTTGACGTCGACGACGCCCTTTACCTTTCGCGCCTCATTGTCGTCGAAGGATTTGACCGTCGCGCCGAAATGCTTGGGATGCGCGACCACCGCGATCAGCAGATTGTCCGGCGCGATGTCGAGCGTGAAGATCGCCGTGCCGTTCGTCTTGGCCTTGGTATCCAGCTTCGGCAGTTCCCGTCCGATCAGCACGAAGTCCTTGGGGTCCTTGAGCTTCGGATTGTCGGGTGGCGTCTGCTTGGCCGCCTTGTCGGCGAACGCGCCGAAACCGCTCTCCTTGTTGGAAGCGGCATGCTTGATGCGCCCTTTCTCGACCGTGATCTCGCTCGCCGGCACCTTCCACTCCTCGGCGGCGGCGGCGACCAGCATGGCGCGGGCAGTGGCGCCGGCTGTGCGCATCTGCTCATAGGCATTGGCGATCGAACTCGAACCACCCGTGCCCTGCAGGCCAAACAGCAGGTTGGCATAGATCTTGTTGTCGGTCGGCGAATGAACCGCGCGCATCTGCCCCCAGTCGGCGTCCAGTTCCTCGGCGACAAGTGTCGCAAGACCGGTGAACGGCCCCTGGCCGAACTCGATATGCTTGGAGAGCACGGTGACCGTATCATCCGTGCCGATCTTGACGAAGGCGTTGAGCGGCAAGAGTTCCGGTCCGCCGCCGGCCGGCACGCCGGTTGGCGCTGCCGAGAGATATTTCGG
This genomic interval carries:
- a CDS encoding sensor histidine kinase, which encodes MISFQTTEHAQTLAQAIMNTLPEPFLVLDDQFRVLAASAAFYRTFEVDPEQTIGCLLYALGDGQWDIPSLRVLLETIIPERTAMDGFEVEHDFPRIGRKTMFLNARQVVYEDHSKSTILLAIRDATVSRMIEREKDELQRQTQELLRQKEVLLQEMEHRVANSLQIIASILLIKARAVSSEETRRHLNDAHQRVMSVAEVQRHLHTSAGLDTVDVRSYLTKLCSSLASSMIGESQPIEIKVRADSGAIGSDKAVSIGLIVTELVINAIKYAFPEPKADAHIEVTYETNDLDWKLTVSDNGVGQAAGDVKGTVPGSGLGTAIVQALVSQLEAVKETVVDENGMEISVTRATFTSRLPKVA
- a CDS encoding ABC transporter substrate-binding protein, with translation MNISRRGFSKLLASASLLPLVGSAGLVHASQPEPVTLRYLASQGGLAAHELADALGYFDNTGVKLENKGYAAGGPASLFALASGDIEIGSAATAAVLNSIAGGNDFVAAYPSNGITKDVESIFYVLEGSPIKSIKDLVGKTIAVNTLGAHLDYTVREALHAAGLPQDAAKLVVVPGPQLEQVLRSEQVDVAAFGYWQSTFEGVARKNGGLRKVFGDTEVLGEIAGGFVVLRRDWIGAHPEAAKTFVEQSAKALDYARENPDETKKLIAEVLSTRGENPDIAQYFAGYGVRAGGLPVERDLQFWIDVLVRGGTLKEGQIKVADVLFDPAKLAGAVN
- a CDS encoding ABC transporter permease; the protein is MSRLVAGVSGQFFSRYGLLVGFLVLWQIAPALGWTNPAVLPPLDQIVTALFKGVFGGPLFGDIAISLQRAGIAFGAAVVIGVPLGLLMGQMRGVERSLDPILQLFRQTSALALYPVFILLLGLGETSKVFVIFWATLFPVLLATTGGVKQVDGKLIEMARVYGANRLTVFRRVVLPGALPSIFVGLRLSATTALLLLIAAEMIGANKGVGFQVMNAQYNFQIPLMFAAILLLAGLGLTANYALVTLQKRLCRWSDIKG
- a CDS encoding CAP-Gly domain protein gives rise to the protein MNDFYVGQQVVCIDDKFKHVSIDQVIRKGQIYTIRWVGMYSHYVDGEFLGIKLEEIHRGNDDGPEGYGAADMPYRATRFRPLVKDRIGSLRKLLAPSPDVPPEEKPKAPVRKKEKV
- a CDS encoding Isoquinoline 1-oxidoreductase subunit, whose amino-acid sequence is MNIKLLFSGAAALCLIAGAGLALTSVSVAQDANALRSAESFKSIADEQARSVALFEEAGKVIQHPRCVNCHPATDRPLQGMNMHLHQPPVFRGDGGMGLMGMQCNTCHGAENIKVVGQSDTLKSIPGNPAWHLAPIEMAWEGKTLGQICEQLKDRKRNGDMTMEEMVEHMAHDDLVGWGWKPGDGREPVPGTQEEFGKIIRAWVDTGALCPKA
- a CDS encoding xanthine dehydrogenase family protein molybdopterin-binding subunit, coding for MTMHDITATRRGFLAGAGLVIGVAIAPKYLSAAPTGVPAGGGPELLPLNAFVKIGTDDTVTVLSKHIEFGQGPFTGLATLVAEELDADWGQMRAVHSPTDNKIYANLLFGLQGTGGSSSIANAYEQMRTAGATARAMLVAAAAEEWKVPASEITVEKGRIKHAASNKESGFGAFADKAAKQTPPDNPKLKDPKDFVLIGRELPKLDTKAKTNGTAIFTLDIAPDNLLIAVVAHPKHFGATVKSFDDNEARKVKGVVDVKQMPQGVAVYADNTFAALKGRDALKIEWDLSKAETRSSQELATDYAKHFNEPGLEATNTGNVEEAFKQEGLQTIEAEIVFPFLAHAPMEPLDAVFIKAADGSVDVYTGAQFPGFDQQVAAQLLGLDESKVRVNTQLAGGSFGRKAQFGSPYMQEAAAVYAATGGDRPLKHMWTREDDIQGGFYRPMYAHKMRGAINKDGEITAWEQVIVGQSIMAKADLDSTSVEGASNLPYHVPNLKVTSHNTKLVIPPLWWRSVGHTHTGFAVETFVDELLIRVGKDPVEGRLALLAKTSRHAGVLRKAAEMANWGATVPEGRARGVAVVESFGSFVGQVAEVSVGADGAPRVHKVWCAVDCGIAVNPNIIKAQMEGGIGYGLGAVLFDAVTLGKGGKIMQSNFHDYRSIRINEMPDVAVEIIKSTEKPTGVGEPGVPPVGPAVANAWRKLTGAPVRQLPIVNLISS
- a CDS encoding ABC transporter ATP-binding protein, with translation MTDAHLAQRGDVAISNLSKTFAINGRSLNVLRGLNLRIEGGESLAIVGASGSGKTTLLRILAGLEEADSGHVSIDGRPIDGVGTERAVIFQEPRLLPWLSVEDNVAFPLEVRGIHGREARSLADRYIRLVGLGEFSTALPSQLSGGMAQRVGIARALAVQPEILLLDEPFGALDAMTKITMQEELSRIWREEKVTMILVTHDLEEAIYLADRVLILPKERDGRPREIEIDLPRPRDRSEARFVRFRQELLAEFGLH
- a CDS encoding LLM class flavin-dependent oxidoreductase, which gives rise to MTRQIKLGAFLPGGGQHVAAWRHPEQPSDGATDFEFHKQLAQTAERGLFDAYFLADGLAVSFGGGTEGGNARVAGFEPVTLFSALAPLTTHLGFIATASTTYEEPYNLARKFASLDLISQGRAGWNVVTTGTEAAAYNFNLDQQHPHAVRYRRAAEHVEVVKKLWDSFEDDAFIRDKRTGQFFDTEKLHYTNHRGEHFKVKGPLNVSRSPQGHPVIVQAGQSEDGRGLAAATAEVIFTAHQHLETAQEFYRDIKARAQGVGRDPSHVLVMPGVAPFIGRTEAEAREKYERLTALILEEDGLALLNGLTGGTLDLSGHDLDGPLPPTPPTEGMKSRQALIRRIADEHNFTIRQLYQWIASARGHFTIVGTPVQIVDTLQEWFENEGADGFNILPPWLPAGLDDFVELVIPELQRRGLFRTAYEGRTLRENLGLPFPANRWTRQAAHVQAAE